One part of the Anaeromyxobacter sp. Fw109-5 genome encodes these proteins:
- a CDS encoding HAMP domain-containing sensor histidine kinase: protein MRLRFALAALLPALLSLAVMALVADRLARRALDDEVSARLVVAAKAAAAALPAERVVRLEAGQEGSRTYGHLRARLLPVARATGTRLIVVKPDRTALVDSEGRMPIGEPVPALERDRFEIAEAAAGRAMASQVLFEGSDGRLYKTGYAPLSDPQGKVVAVVGADGTAASFATLRRFRRLLGTVAIAGAVLGALVAALASLSVTRPLTRLTEAARRIARGDLETPLWRRARRDEIGTLRDTLEEMRRALRARDEERETLLAGIAHEVRNPLGALDLFAGLLAEELQGRAQAPHVARIQSELAALSKVVEEFLDYARARPPLREPVDLRIVLAEVADLAAPLAAQRQVSIAVEGEGEAKADREQLRRALLNLVRNAVEAAPAASEVEVAARVADGEAHIEVRDRGPGLAAEARASLFRPFFTTKEKGTGLGLALAKKVADAHGGTLSLEQRDGGGTIARLALPADSARPHATLVRVATLGLGSRRS, encoded by the coding sequence GTGCGCCTGCGCTTCGCCCTCGCCGCCCTGCTCCCCGCGCTGCTCTCGCTCGCGGTGATGGCCCTCGTCGCCGACCGCCTCGCCCGGCGGGCCCTCGACGACGAGGTCTCCGCGCGCCTCGTCGTGGCCGCCAAGGCCGCCGCCGCGGCCCTGCCCGCGGAGCGCGTCGTGCGGCTGGAGGCCGGGCAGGAGGGGAGCCGCACCTACGGCCACCTCCGCGCCCGGCTCCTCCCGGTGGCGCGCGCGACGGGCACGCGGCTCATCGTGGTCAAGCCCGACCGCACCGCGCTCGTGGACTCCGAGGGGCGGATGCCCATCGGCGAGCCGGTGCCTGCGCTGGAGCGCGACCGCTTCGAGATCGCCGAGGCCGCCGCCGGGCGGGCGATGGCGAGCCAGGTGCTGTTCGAGGGCTCGGACGGCCGGCTCTACAAGACCGGCTACGCCCCGCTCTCCGACCCGCAGGGCAAGGTGGTCGCGGTGGTCGGGGCGGACGGGACCGCCGCGTCGTTCGCGACGCTGCGCCGCTTCCGCCGCCTCCTCGGCACGGTGGCGATCGCCGGCGCGGTGCTCGGGGCGCTGGTGGCCGCGCTCGCCTCGCTCTCGGTGACCCGGCCGCTCACGCGCCTCACCGAGGCGGCCAGGCGCATCGCGCGCGGCGACCTCGAGACGCCGCTCTGGCGGCGGGCGCGCCGCGACGAGATCGGCACGCTGCGCGACACGCTCGAGGAGATGCGCCGGGCGCTCCGGGCGCGCGACGAGGAGCGGGAGACGCTGCTCGCCGGCATCGCGCACGAGGTGCGCAACCCGCTCGGCGCGCTGGACCTGTTCGCGGGGCTGCTCGCCGAGGAGCTCCAGGGCCGGGCGCAGGCGCCGCACGTGGCGCGCATCCAGAGCGAGCTCGCGGCGCTGTCCAAGGTGGTGGAGGAGTTCCTCGACTACGCGCGCGCGCGGCCGCCGCTGCGCGAGCCGGTGGATCTGCGCATCGTGCTCGCCGAGGTCGCCGATCTCGCCGCCCCCCTCGCGGCGCAGCGACAGGTCTCCATCGCCGTGGAAGGCGAGGGCGAGGCGAAGGCCGATCGCGAGCAGCTCCGCCGGGCCTTGCTGAACCTCGTCCGCAACGCCGTCGAGGCCGCCCCTGCGGCGAGCGAGGTCGAGGTGGCCGCGCGCGTGGCCGACGGCGAGGCGCACATCGAGGTGCGCGACCGCGGCCCGGGGCTCGCCGCGGAGGCGCGCGCGAGCCTGTTCCGGCCGTTCTTCACCACCAAGGAGAAGGGGACCGGGCTCGGCCTCGCCCTCGCGAAGAAGGTGGCCGACGCTCACGGCGGCACGCTGTCGCTCGAGCAGCGCGACGGCGGCGGCACGATCGCGCGCCTCGCCCTGCCCGCCGACTCGGCGCGGCCGCACGCCACCCTCGTCCGCGTGGCGACGCTCGGGCTCGGTTCGAGGCGCAGCTAG
- a CDS encoding alpha/beta hydrolase: MSVTSLALLAAAALLALAVLTGLHYAFWQRVLAAPTGEDEVLHARTGDGWTLALGRRRPRGPARLPPVLLVHGIAMNRQAFDFGVERYSVSAFLARAGFDCFALDLRGHGGSRRGPTRRWNLDTYLREDLPAALDAIRDATGEASVLYVGHSQGALLGMAACALHPERLRAIVALAPPAHFDAQARLRALVKLRHLPVGGFVRLLSRLVAPFSGYWHPAPAELAINLRNVERPVYRRMLSNAIENLHRGVLEQFATFVREDSFRSMDGQHDYRALLASCRQPALFVSAEKDGLAPPAVVEAAFRGWGGPKRYWSCGRDYGHGDVLVGRNSPEVVFPMIRDFLLEHSEGRPVVQRDAAGRGSSGAAGPG, encoded by the coding sequence ATGTCCGTCACCTCGCTCGCGCTCCTCGCCGCGGCCGCGCTCCTCGCGCTCGCGGTCCTCACCGGTCTTCACTACGCGTTCTGGCAGCGGGTCCTCGCGGCGCCGACGGGCGAGGACGAGGTCCTCCACGCGCGCACCGGCGACGGCTGGACGCTCGCCCTCGGGCGGCGGCGGCCGCGGGGGCCGGCGCGGCTCCCGCCGGTGCTGCTCGTGCACGGCATCGCCATGAACCGGCAGGCCTTCGACTTCGGCGTGGAGCGCTACTCGGTCTCCGCCTTCCTGGCTCGCGCAGGGTTCGACTGCTTCGCGCTCGACCTGCGCGGCCACGGCGGCTCGCGCCGGGGCCCGACCCGCCGCTGGAACCTCGACACCTACCTGCGCGAGGACCTCCCCGCCGCGCTCGACGCCATCCGCGACGCGACCGGCGAGGCGTCCGTCCTCTACGTCGGCCACAGCCAGGGCGCGCTCCTCGGCATGGCCGCCTGCGCGCTCCACCCCGAACGGCTCCGGGCCATCGTCGCGCTCGCGCCGCCCGCTCACTTCGACGCCCAGGCGCGGCTCCGCGCGCTCGTGAAGCTGCGCCACCTGCCGGTCGGCGGGTTCGTGCGGCTCCTCTCCCGCCTGGTCGCCCCCTTCTCCGGCTACTGGCACCCGGCCCCGGCGGAGCTCGCCATCAACCTGCGCAACGTCGAGCGGCCGGTGTACCGGCGCATGCTGTCGAACGCGATCGAGAACCTCCACCGCGGGGTCCTCGAGCAGTTCGCGACGTTCGTGCGGGAGGACTCGTTCCGCTCCATGGACGGCCAGCACGACTACCGCGCGCTCCTCGCGAGCTGCCGGCAGCCGGCGCTCTTCGTCTCCGCCGAGAAGGACGGGCTCGCGCCGCCCGCGGTCGTCGAGGCGGCGTTCCGGGGCTGGGGCGGGCCGAAGCGCTACTGGAGCTGCGGGCGGGACTACGGCCACGGGGACGTGCTCGTCGGCCGGAACTCGCCGGAGGTGGTGTTCCCGATGATCCGCGACTTCCTCCTCGAGCACAGCGAGGGGCGCCCCGTCGTGCAGCGCGACGCCGCGGGGCGCGGTTCGTCCGGCGCGGCCGGGCCGGGGTAG
- a CDS encoding P-II family nitrogen regulator, with protein sequence MKKVEAIIKPFKLDEVKQALSEVGVAGLTATEVKGFGRQKGHTELYRGAEYVVDFLPKVKVEVVVSDQLVGRVVEVIERAAKTGRIGDGKIFVLPVEEVIRIRTGERGDEAL encoded by the coding sequence GTGAAGAAGGTCGAGGCCATCATCAAGCCGTTCAAGCTGGACGAGGTGAAGCAGGCTCTGTCGGAGGTGGGCGTCGCCGGCCTGACCGCCACGGAGGTGAAGGGCTTCGGCCGCCAGAAGGGGCACACCGAGCTCTACCGCGGCGCCGAGTACGTGGTGGACTTCCTCCCGAAGGTGAAGGTCGAGGTGGTCGTCTCCGATCAGCTCGTGGGCCGCGTGGTGGAGGTCATCGAGCGCGCCGCCAAGACCGGCCGCATCGGGGATGGGAAGATCTTCGTCCTCCCGGTGGAGGAGGTCATCCGCATCCGCACCGGCGAGCGCGGCGACGAAGCGCTCTAG
- a CDS encoding nitrogen regulation protein NR(II), with protein MSRNGKPPPLPAALARAAVDSIADAVLIVGADGGVVHLNPAAEELFGRSRERAVELPVRALPGGAQLAVLCERVRSSQESQSIHYPSPQDPGIPIAVEAGPLLDGSACVGTVVVLRIPRASERALDFEALAAGLAHEIRNPLAGLQGSAELLAREAEGPAREYAAVIAREAKRVDGLVRELLDLARPAALQTAAIDLHEIVGDVLVLVRGIPGAERVTFVERYDPSLPKLHLDAEKLTQVLLNLVRNALDAVAGRQGAQIALETGVSSLRLRSASGRTRPLVRLSVQDNGSGIAEPMLHRLFTPFATSKAHGTGLGLAVSRRIVEAHGGRIEVKNRAGGGAEANVYLPLDA; from the coding sequence TTGTCCCGGAACGGCAAGCCTCCTCCGCTCCCGGCGGCGCTGGCCCGGGCGGCCGTCGACTCCATCGCCGACGCGGTCCTGATCGTCGGCGCCGACGGCGGGGTCGTCCACCTGAACCCCGCCGCCGAGGAGCTCTTCGGCCGCAGCCGGGAGCGCGCGGTGGAGCTGCCGGTGCGCGCGCTGCCGGGCGGCGCGCAGCTCGCGGTCCTCTGCGAGCGCGTGCGCAGCTCGCAGGAGAGCCAGTCGATCCACTACCCGAGCCCGCAGGATCCCGGCATCCCGATCGCGGTGGAGGCGGGGCCGCTCCTCGACGGCTCCGCCTGCGTGGGCACCGTCGTCGTGCTGCGCATCCCGCGCGCGTCGGAGCGCGCGCTGGACTTCGAGGCGCTGGCCGCGGGCCTCGCGCACGAGATCCGCAACCCGCTCGCCGGCCTGCAGGGCTCGGCGGAGCTCCTCGCCCGCGAGGCCGAAGGGCCGGCGCGCGAGTACGCGGCGGTGATCGCGCGCGAGGCGAAGCGCGTGGACGGGCTCGTGCGCGAGCTCCTCGACCTCGCCCGCCCGGCGGCGCTCCAGACCGCGGCCATCGACCTGCACGAGATCGTGGGCGACGTGCTCGTCCTCGTGCGCGGCATCCCCGGCGCGGAGCGGGTCACGTTCGTGGAGCGCTACGATCCGTCGCTCCCCAAGCTGCACCTCGACGCCGAGAAGCTCACCCAGGTGCTCCTGAACCTCGTGCGGAACGCCCTCGACGCGGTGGCCGGGCGGCAGGGGGCGCAGATCGCGCTCGAGACCGGCGTCTCGTCGCTCCGGCTCCGCTCCGCGAGCGGCCGCACCCGGCCCCTCGTGCGGCTCTCGGTGCAGGACAACGGCTCGGGGATCGCGGAGCCCATGCTGCATCGGCTGTTCACCCCCTTCGCGACCTCCAAGGCTCACGGCACCGGCCTCGGCCTGGCGGTGTCCCGCCGCATCGTGGAGGCGCACGGCGGGCGCATCGAGGTGAAGAACCGCGCCGGCGGCGGGGCGGAGGCGAACGTCTACCTTCCGCTCGACGCCTGA
- a CDS encoding sigma-54 dependent transcriptional regulator has translation MVRKVLIVDDEPSVRFVLGRTCERAGVPFEEAGSAEEARDKLRALGGGRNGVGLVLLDVRLPGDDGFKLLGEIGGRSDSPFIVVMTAEDTMRSAVEAMKRGAADYLGKPFDLARVEKLVRDLAAAEPEGANGHELPEPGGIEREIEPHAEPRRFSEIALPETLIGRSAAMIEVYKEIGRVARTEMTVLLMGESGTGKELVARAVHANSTRARGPFVTVNMAAIPKDLIESELYGHEKGSFTGAVERRPGKFELASGGTLFLDEIGEMPIELQAKLLRVLQEREVDRVGGTRPLPVDVRIVAATNADLARSVEEGRFRRDLYYRLAVVPIRLPPLREREGDVVLLARHFVAKYGEQLKGRPVAIARDAEPLLLSHPWPGNVRELQNVVQRALLKLAGPRVTAKDLSGLLPAATGQERGLNGLVESILDAPAPEGGRYHAALATLEAPLLAAALARTNGNQLRAAELLGMNRNTLRERMRALGMKSR, from the coding sequence GTGGTGCGGAAGGTCCTCATCGTCGACGACGAGCCGTCGGTCAGGTTCGTGCTCGGGCGCACCTGCGAGCGCGCGGGCGTGCCCTTCGAGGAAGCCGGCAGCGCCGAGGAGGCGCGCGACAAGCTCCGCGCCCTCGGCGGCGGCCGCAACGGCGTCGGCCTCGTGCTGCTCGACGTGCGGCTGCCCGGGGACGACGGCTTCAAGCTGCTCGGCGAGATCGGCGGGCGCTCCGACTCGCCCTTCATCGTGGTGATGACCGCCGAGGACACCATGCGCTCGGCCGTGGAGGCCATGAAGCGCGGCGCCGCCGACTACCTCGGCAAGCCCTTCGATCTCGCCCGCGTCGAGAAGCTCGTGCGCGACCTCGCCGCGGCCGAGCCGGAGGGCGCGAACGGCCACGAGCTGCCCGAGCCCGGCGGCATCGAGCGCGAGATCGAGCCGCACGCGGAGCCGCGCCGCTTCAGCGAGATCGCGCTCCCCGAGACCCTCATCGGCCGCTCGGCGGCGATGATCGAGGTCTACAAGGAGATCGGCCGCGTGGCGCGGACGGAGATGACCGTCCTGCTCATGGGCGAGTCGGGCACCGGCAAGGAGCTCGTGGCCCGCGCGGTCCACGCGAACTCCACCCGCGCCCGCGGCCCCTTCGTCACGGTCAACATGGCCGCGATCCCGAAGGATCTCATCGAGAGCGAGCTGTACGGCCACGAGAAGGGCTCCTTCACCGGCGCGGTGGAGCGGCGCCCCGGCAAGTTCGAGCTCGCGAGCGGCGGGACCCTGTTCCTCGACGAGATCGGCGAGATGCCGATCGAGCTGCAGGCGAAGCTGCTGCGCGTGCTGCAGGAGCGCGAGGTGGATCGCGTCGGCGGCACGCGGCCGCTCCCGGTGGACGTCCGCATCGTCGCGGCCACGAACGCGGACCTCGCGCGCTCGGTGGAGGAAGGCCGCTTCCGGCGCGACCTCTACTACCGGCTGGCGGTGGTGCCCATCCGGCTGCCGCCCCTGCGCGAGCGCGAGGGCGACGTCGTCCTCCTCGCGCGCCACTTCGTCGCGAAGTACGGGGAGCAGCTCAAGGGGCGGCCCGTCGCGATCGCGCGCGACGCCGAGCCCCTGCTGCTCTCCCACCCCTGGCCCGGCAACGTCCGCGAGCTGCAGAACGTCGTGCAGCGCGCGCTCCTCAAGCTGGCCGGCCCGCGCGTCACGGCGAAGGACCTCTCCGGCCTGCTGCCCGCGGCCACCGGGCAGGAGCGCGGCCTCAACGGGCTGGTGGAGTCGATCCTCGATGCGCCCGCCCCGGAGGGCGGCCGCTACCACGCCGCGCTGGCGACGCTCGAGGCGCCGCTCCTCGCCGCGGCCCTCGCTCGCACGAACGGCAACCAGCTGCGCGCCGCGGAGCTGCTCGGGATGAACCGGAACACGCTGCGGGAGCGGATGCGCGCGCTGGGGATGAAGTCGCGCTGA
- the glnA gene encoding type I glutamate--ammonia ligase, whose protein sequence is MPKMTPKQAIDLAKERKATYVDLKFMDFVGIWQHFSIPLYELTEEVFEAGLGFDGSSIRGWQAIHASDMLVMPDAETAAIDPFMAEPTLSLICNVVDPITKEPYSRDPRNIALKAERYLKSTGIGDTAFFGPEPEFFVFDEVRYDHGVNHAFYKIDSVEGQWNTGREEAGGNLGYKPRYKEGYFPVAPTDSQQDLRTEMCKVMESVGIHVERQHHEVATAGQAEIDIRFESLVKCADNLQWFKYIIKNVARRHGKTVTFMPKPLYGDNGSGMHVHQSIWKAGKPLFAGDGYAGLSDLAMWYIGGILKHGPALAALCNPGTNSYKRLVPGFEAPVNLAYSARNRSASIRIPMYSPSPKAKRIEFRSPDPSCNGYIAFAAMLMAGLDGIENKINPGQPLDKDIYGMSPEELKDIPKMPGSLEDALECLRKDHKFLLKGDVFTEDVIETWIQYKYDKEVTPVRMRPSPMEFALYFDI, encoded by the coding sequence ATGCCGAAGATGACGCCGAAGCAGGCCATTGACCTCGCCAAGGAGAGGAAGGCCACCTACGTCGACCTGAAGTTCATGGACTTCGTCGGCATCTGGCAGCACTTCTCCATCCCGCTCTACGAGCTCACCGAGGAGGTCTTCGAGGCCGGCCTCGGCTTCGACGGCTCCTCGATCCGCGGCTGGCAGGCGATCCACGCCTCCGACATGCTCGTCATGCCGGACGCCGAGACCGCGGCCATCGATCCGTTCATGGCGGAGCCCACGCTCTCGCTCATCTGCAACGTGGTCGACCCGATCACGAAGGAGCCGTACTCGCGCGACCCGCGCAACATCGCCCTCAAGGCGGAGCGCTACCTCAAGTCGACCGGCATCGGCGACACCGCGTTCTTCGGGCCGGAGCCGGAGTTCTTCGTCTTCGACGAGGTCCGCTACGACCACGGCGTGAACCACGCCTTCTACAAGATCGACTCGGTGGAGGGGCAGTGGAACACCGGCCGTGAGGAGGCGGGCGGCAACCTCGGCTACAAGCCCCGCTACAAGGAGGGCTACTTCCCGGTCGCCCCGACCGACTCGCAGCAGGACCTGCGCACCGAGATGTGCAAGGTGATGGAGTCGGTCGGCATCCACGTCGAGCGCCAGCACCACGAGGTCGCCACCGCCGGCCAGGCGGAGATCGACATCCGCTTCGAGTCGCTGGTGAAGTGCGCCGACAACCTCCAGTGGTTCAAGTACATCATCAAGAACGTCGCCCGCCGGCACGGCAAGACCGTGACCTTCATGCCGAAGCCGCTCTACGGCGACAACGGCTCCGGCATGCACGTGCACCAGTCGATCTGGAAGGCCGGCAAGCCGCTCTTCGCGGGCGACGGCTACGCGGGGCTGTCCGACCTCGCCATGTGGTACATCGGCGGCATCCTGAAGCACGGCCCGGCGCTCGCCGCGCTCTGCAACCCCGGCACGAACTCCTACAAGCGGCTCGTCCCCGGCTTCGAGGCGCCGGTGAACCTCGCCTACTCGGCGCGCAACCGCTCCGCCTCCATCCGCATCCCGATGTACTCGCCGTCGCCCAAGGCGAAGCGCATCGAGTTCCGCTCGCCGGATCCGTCCTGCAACGGCTACATCGCCTTCGCCGCCATGCTCATGGCCGGCCTCGACGGCATCGAGAACAAGATCAACCCCGGCCAGCCGCTCGACAAGGACATCTACGGCATGTCGCCGGAGGAGCTGAAGGACATCCCGAAGATGCCGGGCTCGCTCGAGGACGCGCTCGAGTGCCTCCGCAAGGACCACAAGTTCCTGCTCAAGGGCGACGTCTTCACCGAGGACGTGATCGAGACCTGGATCCAGTACAAGTACGACAAGGAGGTCACGCCGGTCCGGATGCGGCCTTCGCCGATGGAGTTCGCGCTGTACTTCGACATTTAG
- a CDS encoding MFS transporter: MRPLRETFSAAVGGLPPTFWTLFAGMLVNRLATFVPIFLGLYLVGERGLAPDAAGRIVSLFGVGVLVAGPLGGTLADAIGRRATMLLSLGLGAVVVGTIAFLRAPWLLGLFAFLAALTSELYRPAMNAAIADLVPPADRVRAYGLVYWAVNLGWSISLSVAGLVAERGFALLFLADAATCAIFALIVFLRVPETRPPGTQAHSPLAGMSLALRDGPLVVFLLLHLAGLVVFLQFQLAAPLDMGAHGLGPRVFSTLMALNGLGVVVLQPLLGPALQRRDGAHLLALCALLFGLGFGVNAAVDAPLGAALGPLTVYAAGMLLWTVGEVVGFPAANAVVANLAPVALRGRYQGAFSMAWGLAFATAPLLGGEVLTRLGARSLWLLCLALGSAVALGHLAVAPARRRRLATVQAPAPPPP; encoded by the coding sequence TTGCGCCCGCTCCGCGAGACGTTCTCCGCCGCCGTCGGCGGCCTCCCCCCGACGTTCTGGACGCTGTTCGCCGGGATGCTCGTGAACCGGCTCGCGACCTTCGTCCCCATCTTCCTCGGCCTCTACCTCGTCGGCGAGCGCGGGCTCGCGCCGGACGCGGCGGGGCGGATCGTGTCGCTCTTCGGGGTGGGCGTCCTCGTCGCCGGTCCCCTCGGCGGCACCCTCGCCGACGCCATCGGCCGGCGGGCCACGATGCTCCTCTCGCTCGGGCTGGGGGCGGTCGTGGTCGGCACGATCGCGTTCCTGCGCGCGCCGTGGCTCCTCGGCCTGTTCGCGTTCCTCGCCGCGCTCACGAGCGAGCTCTACCGGCCGGCCATGAACGCGGCGATCGCGGACCTCGTGCCCCCCGCCGACCGCGTGCGCGCCTACGGCCTCGTGTACTGGGCGGTGAACCTCGGGTGGAGCATCAGCCTCTCGGTGGCGGGGCTCGTCGCCGAGCGGGGCTTCGCGCTGCTGTTCCTGGCCGACGCCGCGACCTGCGCGATCTTCGCGCTCATCGTCTTCCTGCGCGTGCCGGAGACCAGGCCCCCCGGGACCCAGGCCCACTCGCCGCTCGCGGGGATGTCCCTCGCCCTCCGCGACGGCCCGCTCGTCGTGTTCCTGCTCTTGCACCTCGCCGGCCTCGTGGTGTTCCTCCAGTTCCAGCTCGCCGCGCCGCTCGACATGGGCGCCCACGGGCTCGGCCCCAGGGTCTTCTCGACGCTGATGGCGCTGAACGGGCTCGGCGTGGTCGTGCTCCAGCCGCTCCTCGGCCCCGCGCTGCAGCGGCGCGACGGCGCGCACCTGCTCGCGCTCTGCGCGCTCCTGTTCGGGCTCGGCTTCGGCGTGAACGCGGCGGTGGACGCGCCGCTCGGCGCCGCGCTCGGCCCGCTCACCGTGTACGCGGCGGGCATGCTGCTCTGGACCGTCGGCGAGGTGGTCGGCTTCCCCGCGGCGAACGCGGTCGTGGCCAACCTCGCGCCGGTGGCGCTGCGCGGGCGGTACCAGGGGGCGTTCTCCATGGCGTGGGGCCTCGCCTTCGCGACGGCGCCGCTCCTCGGCGGCGAGGTGCTCACCCGGCTCGGCGCGCGGTCCCTGTGGCTGCTCTGCCTCGCGCTCGGGAGCGCGGTGGCGCTCGGCCACCTCGCCGTCGCCCCCGCGCGCCGCCGCCGCCTCGCGACCGTCCAGGCGCCCGCCCCACCACCGCCCTGA
- a CDS encoding DUF2332 family protein: protein MTEPRSGVDGLFEELALQRARLATRSPPYERALALLPQVLRGAPGRFLDAAWARRIFHAPWDRPLLLLAALRYEAMREGEAHPLFHGFAARPPRAEAVTAGALRAALDGKREALFDALAQRSLQTNDTSRAVAWLWPAALAGLSHGARPVALVDVGASAGLNLIADLLPATWTDERGEPLEVARGIGAVTRLGLDPAPLDASEQEDADWIRACVWPEDVERLERLELALATYRQAQTRPDAPVLSPVAAAAVPARLDVLSAAERGAVVLVYQTVVRDYLPPVERTEYEAGMRNWLATQPPGQALWVELESAGEEARLEDGAAIVAHARAPGGAVRDLELARCGFHPTRIARRPEAVAALASLMARERTAAHP from the coding sequence ATGACCGAGCCACGGAGCGGGGTCGACGGGCTGTTCGAGGAGCTCGCGCTGCAGCGCGCGCGGCTCGCCACCCGCTCACCGCCGTACGAGCGCGCTCTGGCGCTCCTCCCGCAGGTGCTCCGCGGGGCGCCCGGGCGCTTCCTCGACGCGGCGTGGGCGCGGCGCATCTTCCACGCGCCGTGGGACCGGCCGCTGCTGCTGCTCGCCGCGCTCCGCTACGAGGCGATGCGCGAGGGCGAGGCGCACCCGCTGTTCCACGGCTTCGCCGCCCGCCCGCCGCGCGCCGAGGCGGTCACCGCCGGCGCCCTGCGCGCCGCGCTCGACGGCAAGCGCGAGGCGCTCTTCGACGCGCTCGCGCAGCGGAGCCTGCAGACCAACGACACGTCGCGCGCGGTCGCCTGGCTGTGGCCCGCGGCGCTCGCCGGCCTCTCCCACGGCGCTCGCCCGGTCGCGCTCGTCGACGTCGGCGCGAGCGCGGGGCTGAACCTGATCGCGGACCTCCTGCCCGCCACCTGGACCGACGAGCGGGGCGAGCCCCTCGAGGTGGCGAGGGGGATCGGAGCCGTGACTCGGCTCGGGCTCGATCCCGCGCCCCTCGACGCGTCCGAGCAGGAGGACGCGGACTGGATCCGCGCGTGCGTATGGCCGGAGGACGTCGAGCGGCTGGAGCGACTCGAGCTGGCCCTCGCGACCTACCGGCAGGCGCAGACGCGCCCGGACGCGCCGGTGCTCTCCCCGGTGGCCGCGGCCGCGGTGCCGGCGCGCCTGGACGTGCTCTCCGCCGCCGAGCGCGGCGCGGTGGTGCTCGTCTACCAGACGGTGGTGCGCGACTACCTGCCGCCCGTCGAGCGGACGGAGTACGAGGCCGGGATGCGCAACTGGCTCGCGACGCAGCCGCCGGGGCAGGCGCTCTGGGTGGAGCTGGAGTCGGCCGGCGAGGAGGCGCGGCTCGAGGACGGCGCCGCCATCGTCGCGCACGCGCGCGCGCCGGGCGGCGCCGTGAGGGACCTCGAGCTGGCGCGCTGCGGCTTCCACCCGACCCGGATCGCGCGGCGGCCGGAGGCGGTCGCCGCGCTCGCGTCGCTGATGGCGCGCGAGCGCACCGCGGCGCACCCGTGA
- a CDS encoding sulfate adenylyltransferase has protein sequence MTRLPEPHAGVLVDLHVHADRAAELRDRAARLPRISLDAREAADLDLLASGAASPLSGFMGVHDYRSVLDRLRLANGTPWPIPVTLAVTIEQMAGALRHGAAALGDARGRLRAVLDVTDAFVRDPREEARALYGTDDPDHVGVAKLLSRPTGTLGGRITALRPSAPLGGAALGPRDVRSLARRERWTAIAALATVDGASCLEPSGGAAPALLPILPVAVRHAAGRDAFLLAIVLKNYGAREVLFEHDRADWLEVSPELLPQDLGITPTWVRCPAPRAVQHRRTTASRRDSAEPHPPEA, from the coding sequence ATGACCCGCCTTCCCGAACCTCATGCAGGTGTGCTGGTCGATCTTCACGTCCACGCCGATCGCGCCGCGGAGCTGCGCGATCGAGCCGCTCGCCTCCCGCGGATCTCGCTGGACGCGCGCGAAGCCGCGGACCTCGACCTCCTCGCCTCCGGCGCCGCGAGCCCGCTGTCCGGGTTCATGGGGGTGCACGACTACCGGAGCGTCCTCGACCGGCTTCGGCTGGCGAACGGCACGCCGTGGCCCATCCCGGTCACGCTCGCCGTGACCATCGAGCAGATGGCGGGGGCCCTGCGCCACGGGGCTGCGGCGCTGGGGGATGCGCGCGGCCGGCTGCGCGCCGTGCTCGACGTCACGGACGCGTTCGTGCGCGATCCGCGCGAGGAGGCGCGCGCGCTGTACGGCACGGACGATCCCGACCACGTGGGCGTCGCGAAGCTGCTGTCGCGGCCCACCGGGACCCTCGGCGGAAGGATCACCGCCCTCCGCCCGAGCGCGCCGCTCGGAGGCGCCGCGCTCGGGCCGCGCGACGTGCGGTCGCTCGCACGCCGGGAGCGGTGGACGGCGATCGCCGCGCTGGCGACCGTGGACGGGGCGTCGTGCCTCGAACCGAGCGGCGGCGCGGCTCCGGCGCTGCTGCCCATCCTCCCCGTGGCCGTCCGGCACGCGGCCGGGCGCGACGCGTTCCTGCTGGCGATCGTGCTGAAGAACTACGGCGCGCGGGAGGTCCTGTTCGAGCACGACCGAGCGGACTGGCTCGAGGTCTCTCCGGAGCTCTTGCCCCAGGATCTCGGGATCACTCCGACCTGGGTGCGCTGCCCTGCTCCTCGAGCGGTGCAGCACCGGCGCACGACGGCGTCGCGGCGGGACTCGGCGGAGCCCCATCCTCCCGAGGCGTGA